The sequence below is a genomic window from Sulfuracidifex metallicus DSM 6482 = JCM 9184.
TGATAAAGTTCGCAGACTCTAAAGTTACTGTTGTTCAAAGATGGAAAACCAGTCCAGTTTCTTTATTGCTTTCTAGGAAAAATAAGTTTTTAACAACAACATTTTCAACAATTCATGAAATGGATACTAACCTAGAATCTCTAAACGAGAAGTTAAATTTACTAGAGCCAACTGATATGACACCTATAATATCCAATAATGACAGAACTATCAAGGTAGACTATTCTGATAAAGAATTAGAATATTATCTTAAAGAACCTAACAAATTAGTGGAAAAAATACTTGATTCTGCAGAAATGCCTCTATATGGTACTTTAAATTTAGTGAAGATTAGGAAAAGGGTCTTTACCTCTTACGGTTTCCAAGGCGACGAAACTAGAAGTTTTAATGTGAGTTATTTCAGGAGCATAGATAAGGGAAGATCTGGTCAATGGTCCAACGTATCCTCCATTTTCAATGAATCTGAGATAATAGAGGCAGTTAAGAAATCAAAAGAGTACGCTTCAATAGATGGAGAAGCTCAGATTGAAGAAGGAAAACATGATATAGTTTTATCCCCTATGGTTCTAGCTAACTTAGTGGAAATAATAGGCTTGATGTCATCTGCTTATAGCATAATGTCTTCCATGTCGTTTTTAGCTAAATCCAAAGAGGGAGATATTGTAGCTTCTGAAAAGTTTACTCTCTGGGATATGGCTAAAAACGATCTAGTAGGTAGCTATAACTTTGATGACGAGGGAACCTTAACTTACAATAAACCGATAATAGAGCACGGCGTTCTGAGGACTTTTCTTTTTAATAACTCATTAGCAAAAAAATTCAACAAAAAATCTACTGGCAACGCTGGTTGGGTAGATCCTAAGCCATGGTCATTGCAGGTTGACGGTGGGGACGCGGATGAGGGATCCTTGACTGATGGTAACGTGATATTCTTTAACAATAATTGGTATACTAGGTTACAGAACTATTACGAAGGTCAGTTCTCCACCGTTGGTCGAGATGCCGTTATTGCGTACAAGAACGGTAAGCCCATAGGTAGAGTCAAAAGAGTTAGGATATCTGATAAATTATCTGTAATAATTAAAAATTTGGTAGAACTATCGAAAACAACTTACAAACAGATGTGGTGGGAGGTCGAAACGCCAACCAGAGTCCCCTTCGCTTTGATAAAGGACGTTATGTTGACCAAAAGTTAACTTTTTATTATAACTTTTTTAGTTTTTACGAAAATATTTCTCCTGGACGAAAAGGAATATGTCTTAAAATAATCATGAATTCAATTAGCCGGAAATCCTTTTATGTATAGTTGCATATATTATGGCGACATTGAGGTGTCGAGTGAGGTGATGTACATTGATT
It includes:
- a CDS encoding TldD/PmbA family protein, yielding MDKVLDKLRKSCDSFSLILLDNKSTMIKFADSKVTVVQRWKTSPVSLLLSRKNKFLTTTFSTIHEMDTNLESLNEKLNLLEPTDMTPIISNNDRTIKVDYSDKELEYYLKEPNKLVEKILDSAEMPLYGTLNLVKIRKRVFTSYGFQGDETRSFNVSYFRSIDKGRSGQWSNVSSIFNESEIIEAVKKSKEYASIDGEAQIEEGKHDIVLSPMVLANLVEIIGLMSSAYSIMSSMSFLAKSKEGDIVASEKFTLWDMAKNDLVGSYNFDDEGTLTYNKPIIEHGVLRTFLFNNSLAKKFNKKSTGNAGWVDPKPWSLQVDGGDADEGSLTDGNVIFFNNNWYTRLQNYYEGQFSTVGRDAVIAYKNGKPIGRVKRVRISDKLSVIIKNLVELSKTTYKQMWWEVETPTRVPFALIKDVMLTKS